Part of the Cloacibacterium caeni genome is shown below.
ATGTAAATTTTGTAGCGACACAATGGGGAGAAAAATGGAAAATCGGAGAAAAAGAACAAGATAACGGCGTTGTTTTCCTCATTGCAACCGAAGACAGAAAAATGTCTATTCAGCAAGGTCGTGGTGTAGAGCAATACCTTACGGCTTCTGTTGCTGGGCAAATTCTAGATTATTTGGTCACGCCAAATTTCAAAAAAGGGCAATGGTTTGCAGGAATAAATTCTGGAACTTCTGCTATAATGGATGCAGTAAGAGGTAAATTTAAACCGCTTTCTGAATCAGAACCTCAACCGATTGATATTTCCCTGAAACACATTCTTATTTTCGCACTTATTCTGTTCTTTATTATTTATATTTTATCAAAAAGTAATAATGGAGGAGGTTTTGGCAATGATGACGGAGACGTGATTATTACCAGAAGAGGAAGAAGAGTCTATCCAGGTGGTTTCTTCCCAGGAAGTTTTGGAGGTGGTTTCGGTGGCGGAAGTTCAGGCGGTGGATTTGGCGGTTTCGGTGGAGGCGGAAGTTTTGGCGGAGGTGGCGCTTCTGGAGGCTGGTAGAAAATTTTGAATCAAGACAAAAATTAAAAAAATAAAAAAGCAACTCAAAATAGAGTTGCTTTTTCGGTTTAATAAAATTGGAATATGAAGAAAAATAAAGTTACTAATTTACATTTACGCTTCCACTGCTGCTTTCAGAAGAAGAAATAACAGGATTTCCCAGTTTTTTAAGATTTACATCCCCACTAGAAGAAGCTTGTGCCGAAGCTTTTTGAGAAACCATCGCAGAAATACTTGCTGATGATGAAGCATGAAACTCTCCTTCTTTAACTTCTAAATTTCTTCCGTTAAAATCACCAGAAGAACTGGCGTGAATACTGCCATGCTGCACTTTTCCATCTACAGAAAAATCACCACTAGAAGAAACTTCGAAACGAGCAAAATCTGCCCAAACTTTTCCAGAAAAACTACCGCTACTTCCTACAGAAATATCTAATTGATTGGCTTCTAAATGTCCATCTACATCTGCAGAGCTGGAAACATCTACTTTCAGTTTATCTTGCATAAAAGTATCTTTCACCTTTACAGAAGCACTAGAATTCGCTCTCAATTCATCAAAATCTTTAGCATAAATAATGGCTTTTACTCTTTCTGTAGAAATAGGATTTCTAAAATCAGAATTCACGTAAATTCTTACGCTTTCTCCGTTTTGTTCTACTTTCACAAATTCAATAATATCTGAAGGCGCAGAAATAACTACTTTTTCTACATCAGATTTCATAATATCTGCATGAATAGAAGTAGAAACTTCTATGCTATTGAAATCTCCCGAAAATACTTTTTCAGTCATCGGTCCATTTCCTTTTTTGCCTGTGAAAATATCACCAATGCTTCCATCATCAGATTTTACATTGATACAAGAAGCTAATGATAAGCTTAAAAGAAAGACAGGAATCGTTTTTTTCATGATTAATATTTTAATAATTAGACGTTTAGATTTATTTTTTGTTACAAAATTGCTTTTGGCACAATGCTGAATCGCTTTCTACAAATTTTGTATCTTTAACCCTATAAATATTCAACAATTTAACAATGAAAAATATTACATCAATTTTGCTGATGTCTGCATTAGGTTTCAGCATTTCTTGTTCTACCATGAAAGAAAATACCACAAAAATTGATGATACTGCTGTTTTAAACAATCCTTTTTATAAGAAAAGTACATTGCAGTATCAGGCTCCAGAATTTGACAAAATTAAAGACGAACATTTTGCTCCAGCTTTTGATTATGGTTTAAAAGTAAACGAAGCAGAAATTGCTACAATCGTTAGCAACAAGGAAGCCGCAACATTTGAAAACACCATTTTGGCACTTGAAAAAAGCGGGGAAGTATTGAAACGCGCACAAATTGTTTTCTACAACCTTACTGGTTCTAATACCAATCCTACTCTACAGAAAATAGAAGAACAATACGCTCCTATTTTTGCATCTCATGCAGATAAAATTTATTTAAATTCTGCTCTTTATAATAGAATTAAAGCCATTAAAACAGATGGTTTAGATGCAGAAGACCAAAGATTGTTAGAAGTGTACAAGCAACGTTTTGAATTGGCTGGTGCTAATCTTTCTGATGCTGACAAAGAGCAAATGAAAAAAATAAACGCAGAATTGGCAACACTTTCTACTCAATTTTCTAGTAAATTATTAGAAGCGAGAAAAAAAGGAGCTGTTTTAATTTCAGACGTTAAGGAATTAGACGGATTATCTGCTGATGAAATCGCTGCTGCAGCTACAGATGCTAAAAACGCAGGCTACGAAGGCAAATATCTTTTGACTTTGCTCAATACTACTCAACAACCGCTTCTTCAAAATCTTAAAAACAGAGCGACAAGAGAAAAATTATTCAAAGCTTCTTGGTACAGAGCAGAAAAAGGAGATGAAAATGATACAAGAGCTATCCTCGAAAGACAAGCGAAACTGAGAATGGAGAAAGCGCATCTTATGGGAAAATCTTCTTACGCTGAACTGAATTTGGTAGACCAAATGGCAAAAAAACCAGAAAACGCAATGAACCTTCTTTACCAATTAGGAAAACCTGCAGTAGAGCAAGCGAAAAGAGAAATTGTGGATATTCAAGCGCTAATTGATGCTCAAAAAGGCGGCTTCGAACTCGCACCTTGGGATTGGAATTTCTATGCAGAACAAGTGCGTAAAGCAAAATTTGATTTAGACGAAAACCAAATCAAACCTTATTTTGAAGTGTCCACCGTTTTAGAAAAAGGCGTTTTCTACGCTGCAGAAAAATTCTACGGAATTACCTTCAAAGAAAGAAAAGATTTACCAGTTTATCATCCAGATGTAGTAGCTTATGAAGTATTTGATAGAGACGGAAAATCTTTAGCGATTTATTACTTAGATTTTTATACCAGAGATAATAAAAATGGTGGCGCTTGGATGAGTAACTTCGTAGAACAATCATTCATGACGGGAACTAAACCTGTAATTGTAAATGTGTTCAACTACCAAAAACCGGCTCCAGGAAAACCTTCATTAATTTCTTATGATGATGTGTCTACCATGTTCCACGAATTTGGTCACACTTTGCACGGACTTTTTGCCAACCAAAAATACATTACCATTTCTGGAACCAATGTTCCTAGAGATTTTGTAGAATTTCCTTCTCAAATCAATGAATTTTTTGCGCTAGAGCCTTCAGTTCTTAAAAATTATGCACTACACTATGAAACCAAACAACCAATGCCTCAAACTTTGGTAGATAAAATTAAAAAAGCCGCTACTTTTAACCAAGGTTATGCCACTACAGAATTGGTTTCTGCGGCAACATTAGATATGGCTTGGCATTCTGTAAAATCTGATGCCGAAATAAAACCTACTTTAGATTTTGAAAAAGAAGTCTTAACCAAATACGGATTTACTTTGCCACAAGTTCCGCCAAGATATCATTCTCCTTACTTTGCTCACATTTGGGGAGGCGGTTATTCTGCAGGTTATTACGCTTATATGTGGAGCGATGTTCTGAATGCAGATGCTTGGAAATGGATTACGGACAATGGTGGAATGACCAGAGAAAACGGCGATCGTTTCAGAAAATATATTCTATCTGTAGGAAATTCTGTAGACTTGAATCAAGCGTTCAAAGATTTTACAAGAAGAACTCCAGACATTAAACCACTTCTACAAAACAAAGGATTTGTGAAATAGATAAAATGTGAATTTTACTTCGCAAGTCAATAGTGAATAAAAAACCGCAGAAACGACTTCTGCGGTTTTTTTTTATTTTTTCTCTTGTTCTTGATATCTTTCAGGATGTCTTTTCTTTTGGTCTTCTTGAATTTTTTCTAAAACTTCTGTTTTCATAATCATCAAATGATTACTTTTTGCATTCCAAAGGCTAGTATATTTTTTAGAAACCACGGTATAACTTTCCCAATTGGTAAATTTTTGGTAGAGCAACAGTGTACAAATATCGGTAGGCGTAATAAATGGCCAATCTTCTAAAACGTGTGAGTGAATTCCGCTTATTGTTTTGCCAACTTTTTCATCATAAATTTTAAAAGAAAGCAAACTGTTATGTAGTTTTTGTACTTTTTTAATGCTACTATCTTTGTTAAAATCAATTAAATAATCGTTTCCAAAAAGCACTAAATTATTGAGATTAGTTCCGCTCAAAAAATACACTTTTTTTTCTTTATTTTTATTGATTATCGGAACAATATTATAATTTACATTATTGTAAAATTTAAAAATGGTATCCGTTTTTAATCTTTCCTGAGCTGCTTTTCTGATGGTAAAATATTCTTTTTCCACCTCAGTAAAATCTCTTTCGGACAAATCTATTTTAGAATTCCTTGGTTCATAACTTGTAGGAAAAGAAATGGTTCCTATCACTTTATTTTCTTTGGAATAAAATACACAAGTTGGCACTTCATCCTCTTTAATGTATGAAAAATAACCACCTATGTTATCTCTTTCTTTATAGTTTTCAATAAAAACATCAGTTCCATACCAACTTGCCATTTCACTTCTGTAAAGCTGAATGCCTTCGTCTTTTATTTCTTGTGCAATTTTTTCAAGATTTTGAGCTGACAGTTGAATACTGAACATCACGAACAGTAAAAGGTAAAAGGTTTTAATTTTCATGGTTTTAATTTTATTCAAAAATAAGGAATATTTCGTTTAAATTTTAGGTGATAAAATCCAAATAATTCTTCTTAGTTATTAAACTAAATTCTGCATCGGGATAAGCTTTTGCAAAAGCAGTTGGTATTTTTGCTTTTTTGTTTTCATTCCATTTAAATTCAAAAGCAGAAAGTTTTTCGGCATCTTCTTCTAACCAATCCAATTCCTGCCTATCATAAGTTCTCCAAAAATAATTGGCTCTAAATATTTTGTGATACTCTTGTTTTTTTATTCTTTCCGAAGCCAAATAATTTTCCCATAAATCACCTACATCTGTTCTATTTTGAAGAGAATTATAGTTATTAATAATTGCATTTCTTATTCCGTTATCATAAAAATACCATCTGCTGGTTTTGGTAATTTCTTTGCGTAAATTTCTAGAAAAACCTTCTACTTTAAACAAAATAAAAACTTTAGTGAGCAAATCAAGATATCGTTCTACCGTATTCTTAGACATTTGAAGTTGATTTCCTAATTCTTGAAGAGAAACTTCTTTACCGATTTGAAGGGCAATTAATCTAAGTAAATCATAAATTTTATTAGAGTTTTTAATGCCATCAAAAATCAGAATATCTTTCAACAAATAAGAACTCACAATTTCCCTGAGATAGTTTTGCTTTTCTTCCCATGATGAATATTGTGTAAGTTCGGGATATCCTCCAAAAATCAATCTGGTTTCTAAATTTTCGGCGGTCTGTTTATAGTTTTCGTAGTTAGAAAACTCAATTTGGGAAAGCGGATATAGAAAAAGGGTATTTTTTCTGCCAACCAAAGGTTCTCCTAATTTATTAGCCAAATCAAACATAGAAGAACCGGTTGCAATAACCTTTATTCCTTCGATATGATCTACAATAAATTTTAAAATTAACCCAATATCTTGTACAGCTTGTGCTTCATCTATGACCAATAGCCCAATATTCTGAAATAATCTTGTATAATTTTCGAGAGTTCTTTCTTCTAAAAGACGAGCGTCATTTAAATCTTCCCCATTCAGTTGCAATACTTTTTCTTCTACAGTTTCTAAATATTTTTTAATCAATTGGGTTTTTCCAACACGTCTTGCTCCCAATAAAACAAGCACTTTATTGGGTTTAAGATTATTTTTAAAATTATCGAGCACTGCTCTTTTTACATAGCTCATGAGGTTTATTTTTCAAAATTCACCCTACAAAGATATACATTTTTTGTAAATTACGTCAGTTAACTGACTTATTTTATATTAATTCCGTCAATACAATGACTTAATTTAGATAAATTGTGTCATCTATTTTATAAACTGAATCTAAAAAATTCTTAAAAACTATTCTCATCATATAAGTTTTCAAAATTTTAAAAATTAAAATTTTTAGATTTGTGACATGAACAAATTCCAACTACACCTGTTTCTGTTTTTAAAAATTCCAATTTCTTGGATTGCAGGAGTGCGCCTAAAAGAAATGAATGATGAAATCTGCATCACCAAAGTAAAATTCGGTTGGCTAAACCAAAACCCTTTCAATTCTATGTTTTGGGCAGTTCAAGGAATGGCTGCAGAATTTTCTACAGGGTTTCTTTGTGCCGAAAAAATTAGAAAATCAGGCAAAAAAATCTCTATGTTGGTGGTTCATAACCAAGCTGAATTCACCAAAAAAGCAGTGGGTAGAGTTACTTTTTCTTGTCATCAAGGAAAAGAACTGGATGCCGCTTTACAAAAAGCCATCGAAACTGGAGAAGGACAAACTTTAACCCTATTTTCTGAAGGAAAAGACCAAAAAGGCGATTTGGTTTCTAAATTTGCTTTTACCTGGAGTTTTAAAGTGAAAAACTAGAGAAATTCTTGCTGATAAAGCAGATTTAGCAAATAAAATCAGCATAATCAGCCAAATCTGCGAGAAAACATCATCAAAATCACTCATAAAAAGCGGGTTGGTTTATTATTTTTCACTATTTTAGTTTTCTAAAACTAAAAACCATTTTCTATGCTGCTGGATTTACTGTTCCCGAACAGATGTCTACATTGTAACACCATCATTTCAAAAGACGAATTGGTTTGCCATGTATGTTTCCCTCAAATTAAGTTTTCTCATTTTAATTTCTACGAAGAAAATCCTCTGAAACAGAGATGTAAGCTTTTATTTCCCGTGAAAAATGCTTATGCTGTGATGGAATTTCAAGAAGAAGCATTGAGCCAAAAAATTATTCACCAACTCAAATATCGCTCTCAGGAAAAAGTTGGAAAAATCATGGCTGAATGGACTTTGGAAAGAATTTACCTTTCAGAAAAACCAGATGTTTTAATTACGGTTCCGCTTCATCCTAAAAAATTAAAAAAACGAGGTTATAATCAGTTGCATATTTTTGCAGACACGCTTTCTAAAAATTGGGAAATTCCTCATCATAAAGAAGCGCTCAAAAGAAATTCTTACCAAAAAGCACAAGCTCAAAAAGACAAATCTCATCGCGCCGAAACGAAATACGATTTCTCGCTCACCGAAGAAATTTCTGGGAAACATGTTTTGTTAATAGACGATGTTTTCACCACAGGAAATACGATAAGTGCCATTGCTTGGGAAATTTTGAAAAATCCAAGGAATGAAGTTAGCGTTTTGGTAATGGCTTTTGATGTGTAAAATACTTAAATATTAAACTCCTTCTTGGCTTTGTAATAATTTTTATTAAGTATTGGTGACGCATAAGACGTTGCACCAAAAGATTCTTCTCCAGAAAAATGACAATAATTTTCCTCATAATTTTCATTTCTGAATCTTGACCAACTTTTATAAGCCTCATCACATAACGGTTTATATATATTAAATGGGATTTCCACTCCAGTTCTTATACAAAAACCTTTTTTATTTGAATAAGAATAATTTTCGCTCTTTTCAAACTTTGTCGAATTTGTTAAATATGAAAAATATTTGTCTGAATTATCAATTATCGTTTTTGAAGTAATATATTTTTTTCTAAATCCCAAAATCCCTTTTGAAAATTCAGGTTTTCTTTGAAATATTAATTCTGATTGTTTAATTACATCTACAAAATATTTTGAAGCTTCAACATCAAAAGAATCTTTGTTAAACGGCAATTTTGTAAGTTTTTCCGTTAAAATATCAATATCAAAAGAACTAAAAACTATACCAACTTCAATATTATTATTTTGTGAAAATGTATGAAGGTTCATAGAAGTTATAATTGCCGAATTTTCATTAGAGTAATATTTGGCATGTAATCTTTTATTATATCGAATTTCAATATTAGGAAATCTCTTTAAAAATTCTAAATCATCTTTACTCAAGCTTTTTGAAACATTATCTTCATTTTTTCCAAATACAATTAAAATTTCCAAATTTGGCAATTCCAATTTTTGATTTAAAAAGTATTTTAACCTTTCATGAATTTGTATAAAAGGTGAAATTAATACTAGCTGATTTTCTGATTCTTTAAGAAGTTTCTCAATTTCAGCATTTACACTACTATCACTTATAAACTTTGCCATCTTAAATTATCTCTGTAATTTTTGTCCGTAAGACAAATCTCCTGCATCTCCTAGTCCTGGAGAAATATAACCTTTTGAGGTAAGATTTTCATCGATGGCTCCTACCCAAATATGCGCATCTGGAAATGCATTGGAAAGTGTTTCTACACCTTGTTTACTTGCAATAACGGCTACAATGTGGAGTTGAGAAGGTGTTCCGTGGTTTAATAAATCTTTCAGCGCTTCTAT
Proteins encoded:
- a CDS encoding TPM domain-containing protein, whose translation is MKLPSLKNFFVLVLLSCCSFISAQYNVPEPPSKIYPVYDEVGLLNATETEEINQKLIKFADSSSTEILVVIIPTTNGEDVNFVATQWGEKWKIGEKEQDNGVVFLIATEDRKMSIQQGRGVEQYLTASVAGQILDYLVTPNFKKGQWFAGINSGTSAIMDAVRGKFKPLSESEPQPIDISLKHILIFALILFFIIYILSKSNNGGGFGNDDGDVIITRRGRRVYPGGFFPGSFGGGFGGGSSGGGFGGFGGGGSFGGGGASGGW
- a CDS encoding GIN domain-containing protein; the protein is MKKTIPVFLLSLSLASCINVKSDDGSIGDIFTGKKGNGPMTEKVFSGDFNSIEVSTSIHADIMKSDVEKVVISAPSDIIEFVKVEQNGESVRIYVNSDFRNPISTERVKAIIYAKDFDELRANSSASVKVKDTFMQDKLKVDVSSSADVDGHLEANQLDISVGSSGSFSGKVWADFARFEVSSSGDFSVDGKVQHGSIHASSSGDFNGRNLEVKEGEFHASSSASISAMVSQKASAQASSSGDVNLKKLGNPVISSSESSSGSVNVN
- a CDS encoding M3 family metallopeptidase encodes the protein MKNITSILLMSALGFSISCSTMKENTTKIDDTAVLNNPFYKKSTLQYQAPEFDKIKDEHFAPAFDYGLKVNEAEIATIVSNKEAATFENTILALEKSGEVLKRAQIVFYNLTGSNTNPTLQKIEEQYAPIFASHADKIYLNSALYNRIKAIKTDGLDAEDQRLLEVYKQRFELAGANLSDADKEQMKKINAELATLSTQFSSKLLEARKKGAVLISDVKELDGLSADEIAAAATDAKNAGYEGKYLLTLLNTTQQPLLQNLKNRATREKLFKASWYRAEKGDENDTRAILERQAKLRMEKAHLMGKSSYAELNLVDQMAKKPENAMNLLYQLGKPAVEQAKREIVDIQALIDAQKGGFELAPWDWNFYAEQVRKAKFDLDENQIKPYFEVSTVLEKGVFYAAEKFYGITFKERKDLPVYHPDVVAYEVFDRDGKSLAIYYLDFYTRDNKNGGAWMSNFVEQSFMTGTKPVIVNVFNYQKPAPGKPSLISYDDVSTMFHEFGHTLHGLFANQKYITISGTNVPRDFVEFPSQINEFFALEPSVLKNYALHYETKQPMPQTLVDKIKKAATFNQGYATTELVSAATLDMAWHSVKSDAEIKPTLDFEKEVLTKYGFTLPQVPPRYHSPYFAHIWGGGYSAGYYAYMWSDVLNADAWKWITDNGGMTRENGDRFRKYILSVGNSVDLNQAFKDFTRRTPDIKPLLQNKGFVK
- a CDS encoding ATP-binding protein — encoded protein: MSYVKRAVLDNFKNNLKPNKVLVLLGARRVGKTQLIKKYLETVEEKVLQLNGEDLNDARLLEERTLENYTRLFQNIGLLVIDEAQAVQDIGLILKFIVDHIEGIKVIATGSSMFDLANKLGEPLVGRKNTLFLYPLSQIEFSNYENYKQTAENLETRLIFGGYPELTQYSSWEEKQNYLREIVSSYLLKDILIFDGIKNSNKIYDLLRLIALQIGKEVSLQELGNQLQMSKNTVERYLDLLTKVFILFKVEGFSRNLRKEITKTSRWYFYDNGIRNAIINNYNSLQNRTDVGDLWENYLASERIKKQEYHKIFRANYFWRTYDRQELDWLEEDAEKLSAFEFKWNENKKAKIPTAFAKAYPDAEFSLITKKNYLDFIT
- a CDS encoding DUF4442 domain-containing protein: MNKFQLHLFLFLKIPISWIAGVRLKEMNDEICITKVKFGWLNQNPFNSMFWAVQGMAAEFSTGFLCAEKIRKSGKKISMLVVHNQAEFTKKAVGRVTFSCHQGKELDAALQKAIETGEGQTLTLFSEGKDQKGDLVSKFAFTWSFKVKN
- a CDS encoding ComF family protein; this encodes MLLDLLFPNRCLHCNTIISKDELVCHVCFPQIKFSHFNFYEENPLKQRCKLLFPVKNAYAVMEFQEEALSQKIIHQLKYRSQEKVGKIMAEWTLERIYLSEKPDVLITVPLHPKKLKKRGYNQLHIFADTLSKNWEIPHHKEALKRNSYQKAQAQKDKSHRAETKYDFSLTEEISGKHVLLIDDVFTTGNTISAIAWEILKNPRNEVSVLVMAFDV
- a CDS encoding phospholipase D-like domain-containing protein; protein product: MAKFISDSSVNAEIEKLLKESENQLVLISPFIQIHERLKYFLNQKLELPNLEILIVFGKNEDNVSKSLSKDDLEFLKRFPNIEIRYNKRLHAKYYSNENSAIITSMNLHTFSQNNNIEVGIVFSSFDIDILTEKLTKLPFNKDSFDVEASKYFVDVIKQSELIFQRKPEFSKGILGFRKKYITSKTIIDNSDKYFSYLTNSTKFEKSENYSYSNKKGFCIRTGVEIPFNIYKPLCDEAYKSWSRFRNENYEENYCHFSGEESFGATSYASPILNKNYYKAKKEFNI